The following are encoded together in the Mycolicibacterium arabiense genome:
- a CDS encoding alkane 1-monooxygenase: protein MTTQIDPNANVPVEQWRDKKRYLWLMGLIVPTAVLVMLPIVWALNQLGWHAAAQVPFWIGPILVYIVLPLLDRKFGPDGENPPDEVVARLENDKYYRWCTYSFIPFQYLTVVIGAYLFTASDLGWLGFDGSLSWPAKIGLALSVGMMGGVGINTAHELGHKKDSLERWLSKITLAQTCYGHFFIEHNRGHHVRVATPGDPASARFGETFWEFLPRSVWGSLKSSWELEAQRLRRLDKSPWHWSNDVLNAWAMSVVLYGALIAVFGLALIPYVVISAVFGFALLETVNYLEHYGLLRQKTASGRYERCAPQHSWNSDHLVTNLFLYHLQRHSDHHANPTRRYQTLRSMEGAPNLPSGYASMIGLTYFPPLWRKVMDHRVLAHYDGDISRVNVHPRVRDKVLAKYGDQK, encoded by the coding sequence GTGACTACGCAGATCGATCCGAATGCGAACGTCCCGGTGGAGCAGTGGCGCGACAAGAAGCGTTACCTGTGGCTGATGGGCTTGATCGTGCCGACCGCGGTGCTGGTGATGCTGCCGATCGTGTGGGCGCTCAACCAGCTCGGCTGGCACGCGGCGGCGCAGGTCCCGTTCTGGATCGGGCCGATCCTGGTGTACATCGTGCTGCCGCTGCTCGACCGGAAGTTCGGACCCGACGGCGAGAACCCGCCCGACGAGGTGGTCGCCCGGCTCGAGAACGACAAGTACTACCGCTGGTGCACCTACAGCTTCATCCCGTTCCAGTACCTCACCGTCGTCATCGGCGCCTACCTCTTCACGGCCTCGGACCTCGGCTGGCTCGGGTTCGACGGCTCACTGAGCTGGCCGGCGAAGATCGGTCTCGCACTGTCGGTCGGGATGATGGGCGGCGTCGGCATCAACACCGCGCACGAGCTGGGCCACAAGAAGGACTCGCTCGAGCGGTGGTTGTCGAAGATCACGCTGGCGCAGACCTGCTACGGGCACTTCTTCATCGAGCACAACCGCGGCCATCACGTCCGGGTTGCCACGCCGGGGGATCCCGCGTCGGCGCGGTTCGGTGAGACGTTCTGGGAGTTCCTGCCCCGCAGCGTGTGGGGCAGCCTCAAGTCGTCGTGGGAGCTGGAGGCGCAGCGGTTGCGCCGTCTCGACAAGAGCCCGTGGCACTGGTCGAACGACGTGCTGAACGCCTGGGCGATGTCGGTGGTGCTGTACGGCGCACTGATCGCGGTGTTCGGTCTCGCGCTGATCCCGTACGTGGTGATCTCCGCGGTGTTCGGGTTCGCGCTGCTGGAGACCGTGAACTACCTCGAGCACTATGGGCTGCTCCGGCAGAAGACCGCCAGCGGGCGGTACGAGCGCTGCGCGCCCCAGCACAGCTGGAACTCCGACCACCTGGTGACCAACCTGTTCCTCTACCACCTGCAGCGGCACAGCGATCACCACGCGAACCCGACGCGCCGCTACCAGACGCTGCGCAGCATGGAGGGCGCTCCAAACCTCCCCAGCGGGTACGCGTCGATGATCGGACTGACGTACTTCCCGCCGCTGTGGCGCAAGGTCATGGACCACCGCGTGCTGGCGCACTACGACGGCGACATCAGCCGCGTCAACGTCCACCCGCGGGTGCGGGACAAGGTGCTCGCCAAGTACGGCGATCAGAAGTGA
- a CDS encoding APC family permease produces the protein MTDRWRIKSVEQSIADTDEPDTRLRKDLTWRDLTVFGVSVVIGAGIFTITASTAGDLTGPAISISFVIAAITCGLAALCYAEFASTVPVAGSAYTFSYATFGEFTAWIIGWDLILEFAVAAAVVAKGWSSYLGTVFGFSGGTVDLGPVTLDWGALIIITVLCLLLARGTKLSSNFSAVVTAIKVTVVLLVVIVGAFYVKAANYSPFIPPTESNADTGSGIDQSVFSLITGAEGSTYGWYGLLAGASIVFFAFIGFDIVATTAEETKNPQRDVPRGILYSLAIVTFLYVAVSVVLSGMVPYTDLTAGPDGQANLATAFTANGVDWAATIISIGALAGLTTVVMVLLLGQIRVLFAMSRDGLLPRQLAKTGTHGTPVRITVVVGVVVALAASVFPVERLEEMVNVGTLFAFVLVSAGVIVLRRTRPDLPRGFRAPFVPVLPIVSILACLWLMLNLTGLTWIRFGIWMVIGIVIYLLYGRRHSLLGRREAAPSPR, from the coding sequence ATGACGGATCGGTGGCGTATCAAGTCGGTCGAGCAGTCCATTGCCGACACCGACGAGCCGGATACCCGTCTACGCAAGGACCTCACGTGGCGTGACCTCACGGTCTTCGGGGTGTCGGTCGTCATCGGGGCCGGGATCTTCACGATCACCGCGTCGACGGCGGGCGATCTGACCGGCCCGGCGATCTCGATCTCGTTCGTGATCGCCGCCATCACCTGCGGGCTGGCGGCGCTCTGCTACGCCGAGTTCGCGTCGACGGTGCCGGTGGCCGGCAGCGCCTACACGTTCTCCTACGCCACCTTCGGCGAGTTCACGGCCTGGATCATCGGCTGGGACCTCATCCTCGAGTTCGCGGTCGCCGCGGCAGTGGTGGCGAAGGGCTGGTCGTCGTATCTGGGCACGGTCTTCGGCTTCTCCGGCGGCACGGTCGATCTCGGCCCCGTCACGCTGGACTGGGGCGCGCTGATCATCATCACCGTGCTGTGTCTGCTGCTGGCGCGAGGCACCAAGCTCTCGTCGAACTTCAGCGCTGTCGTCACCGCGATCAAGGTGACGGTGGTGCTGCTCGTGGTGATCGTCGGAGCGTTCTACGTCAAGGCGGCCAACTACAGCCCGTTCATCCCGCCTACGGAATCGAACGCCGACACCGGGTCGGGCATCGACCAGTCCGTGTTCTCGCTGATCACCGGCGCCGAGGGCAGTACCTACGGCTGGTACGGCCTGCTGGCGGGTGCGTCGATCGTGTTCTTCGCCTTCATCGGCTTCGACATCGTCGCCACCACCGCGGAGGAGACCAAGAACCCGCAGCGCGACGTGCCACGCGGCATCCTGTACTCGCTGGCGATCGTCACGTTCCTCTACGTCGCGGTGTCGGTCGTGCTGTCGGGCATGGTGCCCTACACCGATCTGACCGCCGGCCCCGATGGTCAGGCGAATCTGGCCACGGCGTTCACCGCCAACGGGGTCGACTGGGCGGCCACGATCATCTCGATCGGTGCTCTCGCGGGCCTCACCACCGTGGTGATGGTCCTGCTGCTGGGGCAGATCAGGGTGCTGTTCGCGATGTCCCGCGACGGTCTGCTGCCGCGTCAGCTGGCCAAGACCGGAACACACGGCACGCCAGTGCGGATCACGGTGGTGGTCGGCGTCGTCGTCGCGCTGGCCGCCTCGGTGTTCCCGGTCGAACGCCTCGAGGAGATGGTGAACGTCGGCACGCTGTTCGCGTTCGTCCTGGTCTCCGCCGGGGTCATCGTGCTGCGGCGGACGCGGCCCGACCTGCCGCGGGGCTTCCGTGCCCCGTTCGTGCCCGTGCTGCCGATCGTGTCGATCCTCGCCTGCCTCTGGCTGATGCTGAATCTGACCGGACTCACGTGGATCCGGTTCGGCATCTGGATGGTCATCGGCATCGTCATCTATCTGCTGTACGGCCGCAGGCACTCGCTGCTGGGCCGCCGCGAGGCCGCCCCCTCGCCCAGGTAA
- a CDS encoding FAD-dependent oxidoreductase: MGKQAIVIGASLAGLCAARVLSDTYDRVTIYERDELPDGPANRTAVPQGRHVHLLMARGAAEFEDLFPGLLDDMVAAGVPMLENRPDCIHFGAAGHVLGTKTTLKREFTAYVPSRPHLEWQIRKRALAIPNVVLVKTSVAEPRYDPARERVTGVLLQAGDESSAVPADLVVDATGRGTRLPVWLEQWGFGRPTEDTVDVGIDYATHQVHIPEGVIKEKVVVAGASHDHPVGLGMLLYEDGNWSVTTFGTGKVPPPQNLAEIYELADTLLPPHISAALRSGEPIGEMAFHKYPTSRWRRYDKMDRFPAGIIPFGDAVVSFNPTYGQGMTMTSIQARNLRAVLEAGEQDLAARLFRATKKTTWPVWTMNAVGDLALHNATAEHVPWWYIRVGKLFDQFLGAAETEADLAEWFLRRFSLLDSLYMVPDARTLGRTIRHNMGALIAEKRRSLRSAPQRDRVSAP; the protein is encoded by the coding sequence ATGGGCAAACAGGCCATTGTGATCGGTGCCAGCCTCGCCGGACTCTGCGCGGCTCGGGTGCTGTCGGACACCTACGACCGGGTGACCATCTACGAACGCGACGAACTTCCCGACGGCCCTGCCAACCGGACCGCGGTGCCGCAGGGCCGCCACGTCCACCTGCTGATGGCACGCGGGGCCGCCGAGTTCGAGGACCTGTTCCCGGGTTTGCTCGACGACATGGTCGCCGCCGGCGTGCCGATGCTGGAGAACCGGCCCGACTGCATCCACTTCGGCGCCGCAGGCCACGTCCTTGGCACGAAGACGACGCTGAAGCGCGAGTTCACCGCATACGTGCCGAGCCGGCCGCACCTGGAGTGGCAGATCCGCAAGCGCGCGTTGGCGATCCCGAACGTCGTGCTGGTCAAGACCAGCGTCGCCGAACCCCGGTACGACCCGGCGCGGGAACGCGTGACCGGTGTCCTGCTGCAAGCCGGCGACGAGTCCAGCGCGGTACCCGCCGACCTGGTGGTCGACGCGACGGGCCGCGGAACCCGGTTGCCGGTCTGGTTGGAGCAGTGGGGATTCGGCCGACCGACCGAGGACACCGTCGACGTCGGCATCGACTACGCGACGCACCAGGTGCACATCCCCGAAGGCGTCATCAAGGAGAAGGTCGTGGTGGCCGGCGCGTCGCACGATCATCCCGTCGGCCTCGGCATGCTCCTCTACGAGGACGGTAACTGGAGCGTGACGACGTTCGGGACCGGCAAGGTCCCGCCGCCGCAGAACCTGGCCGAGATCTACGAACTCGCCGACACCCTGCTGCCGCCGCACATCAGCGCGGCGCTGCGCAGCGGCGAGCCCATCGGCGAGATGGCCTTCCACAAGTACCCGACCAGCCGGTGGCGACGCTACGACAAGATGGACCGCTTCCCGGCGGGCATCATCCCGTTCGGCGACGCCGTGGTGAGCTTCAACCCGACGTACGGCCAAGGCATGACGATGACGTCGATCCAGGCCCGCAACTTGCGTGCGGTGCTGGAGGCCGGCGAGCAGGACCTAGCGGCGCGGCTGTTCCGGGCGACGAAGAAGACGACGTGGCCGGTGTGGACGATGAACGCCGTCGGCGACCTGGCGTTGCACAACGCCACCGCCGAGCACGTGCCGTGGTGGTACATCAGGGTGGGCAAGCTGTTCGACCAGTTCCTCGGTGCGGCGGAGACGGAGGCCGATCTGGCCGAGTGGTTCCTGCGTCGGTTCAGCCTGCTGGACAGCCTCTACATGGTCCCGGATGCCCGCACGCTAGGCCGCACGATCCGGCACAACATGGGTGCGTTGATCGCCGAGAAGCGCCGGTCCTTGCGGTCGGCGCCGCAGCGCGACCGGGTGTCGGCGCCCTAG